CCATCGTCGCCGAACCCCTGGTCATCCACGGTATCGGATCTGCCGTGGAACGGCGCCAGGCGGTGGCGGAACTGCTGGAAGCCGTCGGGTTACATCCCGAGGACGCCAATCGCTATCCCCACGAATTCAGCGGCGGACAGCGCCAGAGAATCGCCATCGCCCGCGCCCTGGCGCCGGCCCCCCGGATTATCGTCGCCGACGAGCCGGTCTCGGCCCTCGACGTCTCGGTGCAAAGCCAGATCCTCAATCTATTGCTCGACCTGCAGGAGCAGCGGCGCATCGCGTGCCTGTTCATCGGCCACGATTTGGCCGTGGTCCGCCATATCGCCCACCGGGTGGCGGTCATGTACTTGGGGACCATCGTCGAGGAAGGCCCGGCCGACGCCCTATTTTCCCGGCCGCGCCATCCCTATACCAGCATTCTTCTGGCCGCCGCGCCTCGCGTCGGTCGGCGGCGTCCGACGACCAAAATCCTGCCGGGCGATCCGCCCAGCCCCCTGTCTCCGCCTCCCGGCTGCGCCTTCCATCCCCGCTGCCCCCTGGCCGACGTCATCTGCCGGGACGAGACGCCGGTCCTGGAAGAGACTGACGGCGGCGGCCATCGCGCCGCCTGCCACTTCAGCCACCTGGTGCCGAGCGACGGCAATCCCTGGGAGGATCGGCGATGATCGGCTTCCTCGCCTCCCGCCTGGGCCAAGCGATCATGGTGCTGCTCGCCATGTCCTTCGTTGTCTATGGGCTGATGGGCCTGATGCCCGGAGACCCCATCGACCTGATGATCGCCGCCGACCCCAAGATGACATCGGAAGATGCGGCACGTCTGCGCGCCCTTCATGGCCTCGACAAGTCGATCCTGGAGCGCTACGGACACTGGCTGTCGGCCGCCATGGCAGGCGATCTTGGCTTCTCGCGCCTATATTCCCGCCCTGTCCTGGAGGCCCTGGCACCCGCCCTGGCCAATACCTTGGTGCTGTTGGGCAGTGCCTTCCTGCTCGCCCTCCTGATCGCTTTT
The Magnetospirillum sp. WYHS-4 genome window above contains:
- a CDS encoding ATP-binding cassette domain-containing protein, with the protein product MTIILEAHGMEKSFRVKGGTVRALRGVDLAVREGETLALVGESGCGKSTLARALALIDPPDGGTLLFDGLPLNGLGRRALRPFRRALQMVFQDPYGSLNPRLAVGAIVAEPLVIHGIGSAVERRQAVAELLEAVGLHPEDANRYPHEFSGGQRQRIAIARALAPAPRIIVADEPVSALDVSVQSQILNLLLDLQEQRRIACLFIGHDLAVVRHIAHRVAVMYLGTIVEEGPADALFSRPRHPYTSILLAAAPRVGRRRPTTKILPGDPPSPLSPPPGCAFHPRCPLADVICRDETPVLEETDGGGHRAACHFSHLVPSDGNPWEDRR